One sulfur-oxidizing endosymbiont of Gigantopelta aegis genomic region harbors:
- a CDS encoding response regulator, which produces MSEEKHYILYVDDSEDDVIMARRAFKKSNLATAIVTLSDGQECIDYIFAEGDFEGEAHSLPMVILLDLNMPRVDGFEVLEYLRSHEETKNIPIVVLTTSDAKNDISKAYELGANSFITKPLKTEDFFSTIVDINMYWSVHNKINSD; this is translated from the coding sequence ATGAGCGAAGAAAAACATTATATTCTCTACGTCGATGACAGCGAAGATGATGTCATTATGGCAAGGCGAGCCTTTAAAAAAAGTAATTTAGCCACCGCTATTGTTACCCTAAGCGATGGTCAGGAATGTATTGACTATATTTTTGCTGAGGGTGATTTTGAAGGTGAAGCGCATAGTTTGCCGATGGTGATCTTATTGGACTTAAACATGCCTCGGGTCGATGGTTTTGAGGTGCTGGAATATTTACGCAGCCATGAAGAGACAAAAAATATCCCGATTGTGGTACTGACCACCTCAGATGCGAAAAATGATATTTCCAAAGCTTATGAGCTGGGCGCAAATAGTTTTATCACCAAGCCTCTTAAAACAGAAGATTTTTTTAGCACCATCGTTGATATCAATATGTACTGGTCAGTCCACAATAAAATAAACTCAGACTAA
- a CDS encoding ATP-binding protein, translating to MDKKSQLSSKTAITLYQHLADGVLHIAKDNTIIALNPAAEKMLQWQQHELVGRKAHDIICALDGRYRHTRENCCLSNPQSNVDDAEIEPEQEQSSEFVWVDKKGSYLQIDARIIVVEADQSFIILFRDCSESGYSEGEIKRLSLFPELNPAPILQVDDQAMIHYANPAMTELMVEYGFDDMGRPQIFPDNIEQYLARCIEHEESIEGIEKEFEDNWYLWNFHPIEHHELNLVQVYGLEITARKKYEQNLKQLKELAEAHNEQKSNFVANMSHELRTPMNGVIGLSGLLLDTELNNEQEDFVHKIQSSASSLLYIINDILDISKIESGKLDIDPVPFNFYQLIIEAINIVELKAKEKNVELEYQLDIDMPEYLIGDAIRIRQILINFITNAVKFTAKGYVLIDIICHERSADKVDFSIRVKDTGIGISADKIDYVFGKFNQADLSTTREFGGTGLGLAISKELTELMGGEIGLESELEHGSTFWSRFSFEIDKRQAEIEKNDVTLETPLTLIIIGGLPLAIKVLIKLIQSWHQVTIISSAKILDAEKFIAGQIKKNLSMGTLVAVFFDNFSDYDIQSFLQSPMLQTQQKFRALAINNKSETNLETRYKKLGLHGFIKKPFSPRLFKEFVHDLIMSDSFVVGHCRPQSEALAQAAEIKLKVLLAEDNLVNQMVAKTLLKKAGCDVDVVVNGQLAVEAWQQGNYDAIFMDCQMPVMDGYQATREIRKQEAEKNNSEINGSEKGSNEEKSIPIIALTANAMDGEQDNCYAAGMDQFLTKPIDIKPLHEVLHRVMRAS from the coding sequence ATGGATAAGAAGTCACAACTCAGCAGCAAAACAGCCATTACACTCTATCAACACCTGGCTGATGGTGTGCTCCATATTGCTAAAGATAATACCATTATTGCCCTTAATCCTGCCGCAGAAAAGATGCTGCAATGGCAACAGCATGAGCTTGTTGGACGTAAGGCACATGATATTATTTGTGCTTTAGATGGGCGCTATCGTCATACTCGAGAAAATTGCTGTCTGAGTAATCCTCAGTCAAACGTCGATGACGCAGAGATAGAGCCAGAGCAGGAACAAAGTTCTGAGTTTGTCTGGGTGGATAAAAAAGGTTCTTATCTACAAATTGACGCGCGAATTATAGTGGTTGAAGCAGATCAAAGCTTTATTATTTTATTTCGAGACTGTTCTGAGAGTGGTTATAGCGAAGGTGAAATTAAACGTCTTTCACTCTTTCCTGAATTAAACCCCGCACCTATTCTACAAGTTGATGATCAGGCGATGATTCATTATGCTAATCCGGCAATGACTGAGCTAATGGTGGAATATGGCTTTGATGATATGGGCAGACCACAAATATTCCCCGATAATATTGAGCAATACCTTGCTCGTTGCATTGAACATGAAGAAAGCATTGAAGGCATAGAAAAAGAATTTGAAGACAATTGGTATCTATGGAATTTTCATCCCATAGAACACCATGAACTCAATTTGGTTCAAGTCTATGGCCTAGAGATCACCGCAAGAAAAAAATATGAGCAAAACTTAAAACAACTTAAGGAGCTGGCTGAAGCGCATAATGAGCAAAAAAGTAATTTTGTTGCCAATATGAGCCATGAATTAAGAACACCGATGAATGGTGTGATTGGTTTGAGTGGCTTATTACTGGATACCGAATTAAATAATGAACAAGAAGACTTTGTTCACAAAATACAATCATCTGCCAGCTCATTGCTCTATATTATTAATGATATTCTGGATATATCAAAAATAGAGTCTGGAAAATTAGACATTGATCCAGTCCCCTTTAATTTTTATCAATTGATTATTGAAGCAATTAATATTGTTGAACTTAAGGCCAAAGAAAAAAATGTCGAGTTAGAATATCAGCTTGATATCGATATGCCTGAATATCTTATTGGTGATGCAATACGCATTAGACAAATTCTCATTAACTTTATTACCAATGCGGTTAAGTTTACTGCCAAAGGTTATGTGTTAATCGATATAATCTGTCATGAACGCAGTGCTGATAAAGTTGATTTTAGTATCCGGGTGAAAGATACCGGGATAGGCATTAGTGCAGACAAAATAGATTATGTGTTCGGGAAATTCAATCAGGCAGACCTGTCAACCACAAGGGAATTTGGTGGGACAGGTCTTGGTTTGGCGATCAGTAAGGAACTCACTGAATTAATGGGTGGAGAAATTGGTCTTGAAAGTGAATTAGAACATGGCTCTACTTTCTGGTCACGGTTTAGCTTTGAAATAGACAAACGTCAGGCTGAGATTGAGAAAAATGATGTTACATTAGAAACACCCTTAACATTAATAATAATTGGTGGCTTACCGCTTGCCATTAAAGTACTCATAAAATTAATTCAATCATGGCATCAGGTTACTATCATAAGCTCTGCAAAGATTTTAGATGCAGAAAAATTTATAGCCGGACAGATAAAGAAAAATCTATCAATGGGAACCTTAGTGGCTGTCTTTTTTGATAATTTCAGTGACTATGATATCCAATCATTTTTACAATCACCAATGCTTCAAACGCAACAGAAGTTTAGGGCTTTAGCCATTAACAATAAAAGTGAAACTAATCTTGAGACTAGGTATAAAAAATTAGGCTTGCATGGCTTTATTAAAAAACCCTTTAGCCCGAGATTATTCAAAGAATTTGTGCATGATTTAATTATGAGTGATTCTTTTGTGGTTGGCCATTGCCGTCCACAAAGTGAAGCATTGGCACAAGCTGCAGAGATTAAGCTCAAAGTACTATTGGCAGAAGATAACTTAGTCAATCAAATGGTCGCTAAAACCTTGCTCAAAAAAGCAGGCTGTGACGTGGATGTAGTGGTTAATGGACAGTTAGCCGTCGAAGCCTGGCAACAAGGAAATTATGATGCCATTTTTATGGATTGTCAGATGCCGGTGATGGATGGCTATCAGGCCACTCGAGAAATACGTAAGCAAGAAGCTGAGAAAAACAACTCTGAAATAAATGGCTCAGAAAAAGGTAGCAATGAGGAAAAAAGCATTCCTATTATTGCCCTGACGGCAAATGCGATGGATGGTGAGCAGGACAATTGCTATGCTGCAGGTATGGATCAATTTCTTACTAAGCCAATTGATATTAAACCCTTACATGAAGTATTACATCGAGTCATGCGAGCTTCATAG
- a CDS encoding gamma carbonic anhydrase family protein, whose amino-acid sequence MSIRDFKNHAPDIAEGVYIDESAQVIGQVSIGTDSSIWPNTTLRGDVNWIKIGANTSIQDGSTLHVTHDHTNKHPGGFPLSIGSQVTVGHNVVLHGCTVEDNCLIGMGAIVLDGAHLEKNVFLAAGALVAPNKRLESGYLYVGSPAKRIRPLTEEEITGLQYSSEHYVKLKNDYL is encoded by the coding sequence ATGAGTATTCGAGACTTTAAAAACCATGCACCGGATATTGCTGAAGGTGTTTATATTGATGAGTCTGCTCAAGTGATTGGTCAGGTCAGTATCGGCACTGATAGTTCAATCTGGCCTAATACCACTCTGCGTGGTGATGTTAACTGGATTAAAATTGGTGCGAATACCAGTATTCAGGATGGTAGCACCTTGCATGTGACCCATGATCACACCAATAAGCACCCCGGCGGTTTTCCTTTAAGCATTGGTAGTCAAGTGACGGTAGGGCACAATGTTGTCTTACATGGCTGCACCGTTGAAGATAATTGTCTGATTGGTATGGGTGCAATTGTATTAGATGGCGCTCATCTGGAAAAAAACGTTTTTCTGGCTGCTGGTGCGCTGGTCGCACCGAATAAGCGTCTGGAAAGCGGTTATCTCTATGTTGGCAGTCCTGCGAAAAGAATCCGTCCTCTCACCGAAGAAGAAATTACTGGATTACAATATTCTTCTGAGCATTATGTGAAGCTAAAAAATGACTATTTGTAG
- a CDS encoding IS1595 family transposase produces the protein MSKNKIQFQEGYSLFELFNDYGTDKQCRQALFKWKFPDGFVCPECGNKTYCTLEHHHLYQCHHCHHQTSATCGTIFDSTKLPLSKWFLAIHLMTQLKTAVSALELKRQLKVSYNTAWSMKQKIMQVMKERDDSKPLSGIIQIDDAYWGGEHRGGSRGRGSENKTPFVAAVSTNEDGHPIAMNLNVLKGFKSSEIKRWAQTHLTPGSTVYSDGLNCFPAVKEACKHVPIVTGGGAASVDKIEFIWVNTMIGNIKNSMKGSYHSINSKHLPRYLAEFCYRFNRRFNLKDMMPRFLCVAMKTPPMNGKLLKMAELYG, from the coding sequence ATGTCAAAAAATAAAATTCAGTTTCAAGAAGGTTATAGTTTATTTGAGCTTTTTAATGATTATGGCACTGACAAACAGTGCCGACAAGCCTTATTTAAATGGAAATTTCCTGATGGATTTGTTTGCCCAGAGTGTGGCAATAAGACTTATTGCACTCTAGAACATCACCATCTTTATCAGTGCCACCATTGTCATCATCAGACATCAGCAACCTGTGGGACAATATTTGATAGTACCAAACTGCCTTTATCTAAGTGGTTTTTAGCGATTCATCTTATGACTCAATTGAAGACAGCGGTTTCAGCATTAGAATTAAAGAGACAGCTTAAGGTAAGCTACAATACAGCCTGGAGTATGAAACAAAAGATCATGCAGGTTATGAAAGAACGTGATGACAGTAAACCTTTATCAGGCATCATTCAAATTGATGATGCCTACTGGGGTGGTGAGCACAGAGGCGGCTCCAGAGGTCGTGGTTCAGAAAATAAAACACCGTTCGTTGCAGCCGTTTCTACTAATGAAGATGGACACCCGATTGCAATGAATTTAAATGTGCTTAAAGGGTTTAAATCCAGTGAAATAAAACGATGGGCACAAACTCATTTAACACCTGGAAGTACTGTTTACTCAGATGGGTTAAATTGTTTTCCTGCGGTTAAAGAAGCTTGTAAGCATGTTCCAATCGTCACGGGTGGTGGTGCGGCAAGTGTTGATAAAATTGAGTTTATCTGGGTTAACACTATGATAGGTAATATTAAAAACTCTATGAAGGGAAGCTATCATTCCATTAACTCAAAACATTTACCTCGGTATCTTGCTGAATTTTGTTATCGGTTTAATAGACGCTTTAACTTAAAAGACATGATGCCAAGGTTTTTATGCGTGGCGATGAAAACGCCACCTATGAATGGAAAGCTCCTAAAAATGGCGGAGCTTTATGGGTAA
- a CDS encoding sugar O-acetyltransferase, translating into MSFNSLSAELRQQRHQMHDTCRQFNRSPSRGNLQRIKALFLSCGDEVFIESGFHCDYGDKITLGDRVYFNINCTLLDGGLITIGDDCLIGPYVQILTINHATSPRERLAKASFAQDVSIANNVWLGAGVIILPGLCIGSGAVIAAGSVVTKNIPENSLYSGNPAKFIRLLE; encoded by the coding sequence ATGAGTTTCAATAGTTTGAGTGCAGAACTAAGACAACAACGGCATCAGATGCATGATACTTGCCGACAATTTAATCGCAGTCCTTCAAGGGGTAACTTACAGCGAATAAAAGCATTATTTTTAAGTTGTGGTGACGAGGTTTTTATCGAATCGGGATTCCATTGTGATTATGGCGATAAAATTACTTTGGGCGATCGGGTTTATTTCAATATAAATTGCACCCTATTAGATGGTGGCCTGATCACCATTGGTGATGATTGTTTAATTGGCCCTTATGTGCAGATTTTAACGATAAATCATGCCACCTCACCCCGAGAGCGTTTAGCAAAAGCAAGTTTTGCTCAAGATGTTAGCATCGCAAATAATGTTTGGTTAGGCGCAGGCGTAATTATTTTACCCGGCCTATGCATAGGGAGTGGCGCAGTGATTGCTGCGGGTAGTGTTGTGACTAAAAATATCCCGGAAAATTCCCTCTATTCGGGTAATCCAGCAAAATTTATTCGTTTATTAGAATAG
- the gorA gene encoding glutathione-disulfide reductase, translated as MSKHYDLISIGAGSGGISAAERGAEYGKQCLVIESSKVGGTCVNIGCVPKKIMWNAANLAHGLADARDYGFDVSNNGLNWSKLIAQREGYINGITDWYGNYLKDSKIDYINGTARFVDAKTIEVNGEQFTADHIVVAPGGYPVIPDLPGADLGLTSDGFFALKEQPKHITIVGSGYIAVELAGLMSSLGSQVTLLIRKGHVLGSFDPIVSQTLAQVLQDDPNIVLLSTTEVETVEKNDNGMLTLHCTKNQQVNNVDALIWAIGRAPNTADLNLSAAGVEMDKNGFIPSDEYEETNVKGICSLGDVNGKAALTPVAIAAARRLSDRLFNNMPDRKLDYSNIATVVFSHPPIATIGLTEEQAHNSHGDTVKVYSTRFNPMSHAFTEHKAPTAMKLICIGAQEKIVGCHMIGPGVDEMMQGFAVAIKMGATKADFDNTIAIHPCSAEELVTMR; from the coding sequence ATGTCAAAACACTATGATTTAATCTCTATTGGCGCTGGTAGCGGTGGTATTTCAGCAGCGGAACGTGGCGCTGAGTATGGTAAGCAGTGTCTGGTAATAGAAAGCAGTAAGGTGGGCGGAACCTGCGTCAATATTGGCTGTGTACCGAAAAAAATCATGTGGAATGCGGCTAATTTAGCCCATGGCCTTGCTGATGCACGCGATTATGGCTTTGATGTCAGCAATAACGGCCTAAACTGGAGTAAATTAATCGCACAACGTGAAGGCTATATCAATGGTATCACTGACTGGTATGGTAATTACCTAAAAGACTCGAAAATTGATTATATCAATGGTACAGCACGCTTTGTCGATGCCAAAACCATTGAAGTGAATGGTGAACAATTCACCGCTGACCATATTGTGGTTGCGCCAGGTGGCTATCCGGTCATACCGGACTTGCCCGGTGCTGATTTAGGTCTGACTTCCGATGGTTTCTTTGCCCTAAAAGAACAGCCCAAGCATATTACTATTGTCGGTTCTGGCTATATCGCAGTCGAACTTGCAGGGCTGATGAGCAGTCTGGGTAGTCAAGTAACACTACTGATACGTAAAGGCCATGTGCTGGGTAGTTTTGATCCCATCGTATCGCAAACACTTGCCCAGGTATTACAGGACGATCCGAATATTGTCTTACTCAGTACCACAGAAGTTGAGACCGTAGAGAAAAACGACAATGGAATGCTCACCTTACACTGCACTAAGAATCAGCAGGTGAATAATGTCGATGCTCTGATCTGGGCCATTGGCCGCGCACCTAATACTGCCGATCTTAATTTATCGGCAGCAGGTGTTGAGATGGATAAAAATGGTTTCATTCCCAGTGATGAGTATGAAGAAACCAATGTTAAGGGTATTTGTTCATTAGGTGATGTGAATGGCAAGGCGGCTTTAACCCCAGTAGCGATTGCTGCAGCGCGTCGTTTATCTGATCGACTCTTTAATAATATGCCTGATAGAAAGCTGGATTATAGCAATATTGCCACGGTCGTTTTCAGCCATCCGCCCATTGCAACGATTGGTCTGACTGAAGAACAGGCACATAATTCTCATGGGGATACTGTTAAGGTTTATAGCACTCGCTTTAACCCCATGTCTCATGCTTTTACCGAACATAAAGCACCCACCGCCATGAAGCTCATTTGTATTGGTGCACAGGAAAAAATTGTCGGGTGTCACATGATTGGCCCCGGGGTTGATGAAATGATGCAGGGCTTTGCTGTCGCTATCAAAATGGGTGCGACTAAGGCTGATTTTGATAATACCATTGCCATCCACCCTTGTAGCGCTGAAGAATTAGTCACTATGCGCTAA
- a CDS encoding tetratricopeptide repeat protein, translated as MAEDDFERGAFYFSQGNYLEALSLWAPLAEQGNPVAQYSIGLLYEQGKGVKKDARLALKYFESAVAQNLPAAQYYLGMKYYAGLDIKRDVVKARQLLKKSAQNDYLQAQFQLASLYNKGIGGAQDARLATHWFSQAAESGYGPAQHSLATRYLTGKGVSLNLSRGIFWLEKAADQSNSDALRDLGFMYIKGMGVEQDFQKAHDLLLIPAEEGSGLALFLLGEIYSTGGHGIKKSTSQAKKWFRLAQKAGYQDARLRLQQLSKSLTPPSLKEVNQARTHKPLNKNLTKQHQSSTANLRLEHDTLRFKKLDDDHYVLQLLSANQYSSISHLTDQYIDEASYILQLKQAKKTSFVLLYGHYKSYTNAKQAIAQLPAVFQLKSTPWIRKVKNIKRIQF; from the coding sequence TTGGCTGAAGATGATTTTGAACGCGGTGCTTTTTATTTTTCTCAGGGCAATTACCTCGAAGCCTTAAGCCTTTGGGCACCATTGGCGGAACAGGGTAATCCTGTTGCTCAGTATTCCATTGGATTATTGTATGAGCAAGGCAAGGGTGTAAAGAAAGATGCCCGCCTGGCGCTTAAGTACTTTGAATCTGCTGTTGCGCAAAATTTACCTGCAGCCCAATATTATTTGGGGATGAAATATTATGCCGGTCTCGATATAAAAAGAGATGTGGTCAAAGCCCGGCAACTATTGAAAAAGTCTGCACAGAATGATTATTTACAAGCACAATTTCAATTAGCCAGTTTATATAACAAAGGAATTGGCGGCGCACAAGATGCTCGTCTTGCCACTCATTGGTTTTCTCAGGCAGCTGAAAGCGGTTATGGCCCAGCACAACATAGTCTGGCAACACGATATCTCACCGGGAAAGGTGTATCGCTTAATTTGTCACGAGGTATTTTCTGGTTAGAAAAAGCCGCCGATCAAAGTAACTCTGATGCCTTGCGTGATCTGGGCTTTATGTATATTAAGGGCATGGGTGTTGAGCAAGATTTTCAAAAGGCACATGATTTACTTTTAATCCCTGCCGAAGAAGGCAGTGGCCTGGCCTTATTTTTATTAGGTGAAATTTATAGCACCGGCGGCCATGGCATCAAAAAAAGCACCTCTCAGGCAAAAAAATGGTTTCGTCTGGCACAAAAGGCAGGCTACCAAGATGCTCGACTGCGCCTGCAGCAGCTTAGCAAATCTTTAACCCCTCCTTCTTTAAAAGAAGTAAATCAAGCTCGTACTCATAAGCCTCTAAATAAAAATTTAACCAAGCAGCACCAGTCTTCCACAGCTAACTTGCGTTTAGAACACGACACCCTGCGTTTTAAAAAGCTTGATGATGATCACTATGTCTTACAACTCCTCAGCGCTAATCAATACAGTAGCATTAGCCATCTCACCGATCAATACATCGATGAAGCAAGCTACATTTTGCAGTTAAAACAAGCAAAGAAAACCTCCTTTGTCTTACTTTATGGTCACTATAAAAGCTATACAAATGCGAAACAAGCCATCGCTCAACTACCGGCTGTTTTCCAATTAAAATCAACACCCTGGATACGCAAAGTAAAAAATATTAAGCGTATTCAATTTTAA
- a CDS encoding sensor histidine kinase, translating to MSLTKQLRLFVAIIIVMALFSLSIYFELTHSVREHRKNYENLNTIIQGVFELNLLTTEYLSVRSKRSETQWKKRHASLTNQILISSRSVGNKSRQILMRARFDLANIRSLFFKILVAHQQIAIDNKHNLRLVKRLADQVRLTSQKVVSDINRVGTLTLITLKETEAKAISSLQLLMVLVFLVLVGIMIWVQRSFIVPITKLKDYSEKLIGGDYHRAIKINGKNEMADLAMSFNTLAVAIADKIERLTEQTVYLEDSKVQLEVTNKELESYAYSISHDLRSPLRSIDGFSLVLLEDFGDTLDEEALGYLQRIRTGTKKMSELITELLNISRIMKEGMKLEKIDLQKMANEEINVLRDTYIDKNIQFSCAKLSMVVGDNALLRSVIENLLNNAIKYSQKEDPIIVKMGLLQMQMVDESTKEVHNQSVFFVKDNGVGFDMKHKNKLFKPFQRLHKVNEFEGSGIGLATVQRILIRHNGEIWAESVMGQGATFYFTLNLSEEELIQTELNNKSD from the coding sequence ATGTCACTGACTAAACAATTAAGATTATTTGTGGCCATCATTATTGTGATGGCCTTATTCTCCTTGTCAATTTATTTTGAGTTGACCCATAGTGTCAGGGAGCATAGAAAAAACTATGAAAATTTAAACACAATTATTCAGGGCGTTTTTGAACTCAACTTATTGACCACTGAATATTTATCAGTGCGTTCTAAGCGCTCAGAAACGCAATGGAAAAAACGTCATGCCTCACTTACTAACCAAATTCTTATTTCATCTCGTAGTGTAGGCAATAAGTCACGACAGATATTAATGCGAGCAAGATTTGATTTAGCCAATATTCGTAGTCTATTTTTCAAAATTTTAGTCGCACATCAACAAATTGCGATTGATAATAAACATAATTTACGGCTAGTAAAAAGGTTGGCCGATCAGGTTCGTCTAACGTCACAAAAAGTGGTTTCAGATATTAATCGTGTAGGCACTTTGACCCTTATTACATTAAAAGAAACTGAAGCAAAGGCCATCAGTAGTTTACAACTGCTTATGGTATTAGTCTTTCTTGTGTTAGTTGGCATTATGATTTGGGTACAGCGCTCTTTTATTGTGCCGATTACAAAACTCAAAGATTATTCGGAAAAATTAATTGGGGGTGATTATCATCGTGCAATAAAAATTAATGGTAAAAATGAAATGGCAGATCTGGCGATGAGTTTTAATACGCTAGCGGTCGCCATTGCCGATAAAATTGAGCGTTTGACCGAGCAAACGGTTTATCTGGAAGATTCAAAAGTACAGCTGGAAGTGACTAACAAAGAATTAGAGTCCTATGCTTATTCTATTTCCCATGATTTACGCTCACCATTACGCAGTATTGATGGTTTTAGCTTGGTCTTATTAGAAGATTTTGGTGATACTCTGGATGAAGAGGCACTTGGTTATTTACAGCGTATTAGAACCGGTACTAAAAAAATGTCTGAACTGATCACAGAGTTATTAAATATATCCAGAATCATGAAGGAAGGCATGAAGTTGGAAAAAATAGATTTACAGAAAATGGCCAACGAAGAAATAAATGTGCTGAGAGACACCTATATAGATAAGAATATCCAGTTTTCATGTGCAAAATTATCAATGGTTGTGGGTGATAATGCTTTATTGCGTTCGGTCATTGAAAACTTGCTGAACAATGCTATAAAATATTCTCAAAAAGAAGATCCTATTATTGTCAAAATGGGTCTGTTGCAAATGCAGATGGTTGATGAAAGCACTAAAGAAGTTCATAATCAAAGTGTGTTCTTTGTCAAAGACAATGGCGTTGGCTTTGATATGAAACATAAAAACAAACTCTTTAAACCATTTCAGCGCCTGCATAAGGTGAATGAATTTGAAGGTTCAGGTATTGGACTGGCAACGGTACAACGCATACTGATTCGGCATAATGGTGAGATCTGGGCAGAATCAGTCATGGGCCAAGGTGCAACATTTTACTTTACCCTGAACTTAAGTGAAGAAGAGTTAATACAAACTGAATTAAATAACAAATCTGACTAA
- a CDS encoding ABC transporter substrate-binding protein, with protein sequence MARKDHGISTPLDLKGKKIGATVRSTGHYFLEGFLNHYNYSLNDIELIDINAAELKGKLEEGEVDAITSWEPHISNAEKSIGKDKLSLLISPTPFRKDFFFTANKHYAQLHNDDLKRFLLALIDAEDYISNNPNEAQVIIAQKLKVSPDVIKKIWKTFTFEITLEQSILVNLENEAIWAKGLSNDYQEIPNYLEFIDVTPLSTVKPHGVNLIH encoded by the coding sequence TTGGCACGTAAGGATCATGGTATTAGTACGCCTCTTGATCTTAAGGGTAAAAAAATTGGTGCGACGGTACGTTCAACTGGGCATTATTTTCTGGAAGGTTTTTTAAATCACTATAATTATAGCTTGAACGATATTGAATTAATTGATATTAATGCGGCAGAGTTGAAAGGTAAATTAGAGGAAGGTGAAGTGGATGCCATTACCAGTTGGGAACCGCATATTTCTAATGCTGAAAAATCTATCGGTAAAGACAAGCTGAGTTTATTAATTAGTCCGACCCCTTTTAGAAAAGATTTCTTTTTTACTGCCAATAAACACTATGCTCAATTGCATAATGATGACTTGAAACGTTTTTTACTGGCACTGATTGATGCTGAAGATTATATCAGCAACAATCCAAATGAAGCACAAGTCATTATTGCACAGAAACTAAAAGTTTCTCCTGATGTCATTAAAAAGATCTGGAAAACTTTTACCTTTGAAATAACACTGGAACAATCTATTCTGGTGAACTTGGAAAATGAAGCCATTTGGGCGAAAGGACTATCAAATGATTATCAAGAGATCCCCAACTATCTGGAGTTTATTGATGTGACACCCTTGTCAACAGTCAAACCACATGGTGTGAATTTAATTCATTAA